Part of the Chitinophaga parva genome is shown below.
GGCGTGTTTGGCAAGTGGGCACTAGGTCCGCCAGGTTCCGAGGGCGATCCCCTGAGACAAGGCGTAAATGAGTTCTACGGGTACAATTGCCAGCGCCAGGCCCACCGCTATTATCCCACGCACTTATGGCAAAACGATGTAAAAGTGGAGTTGCCGGGCAATGCAGCGCTTTCGGCTACCGGCACCTATTCCCCGGATCTCATCCATGCCAAAGCCCTCGCCTTCATGCAGGCCCACCGGAACCAGCCCTTTGCCGTGTTCCTTACGTATACCTTGCCCCATGCAGAGTTGCTGGTGCCGGACGACAGCATTTTCCAGCGCTTCAAAGGCCGTTATCCTGAGCACCCTTACAAAGGTAATGATTATGGGAAAGGTGCCACTGTGGCTGGCTATACATCGCAGGCCTACCCGCGCGCCACCTTTGCGGCCATGATCACCCGTCTGGACCTGTTTGTGGGCCAGGTAATGGATCAGTTAAAGGCATTGGGCCTGGATAAAAACACCATCGTGATCTTCAGCAGTGACAATGGCCCGCACGTGGAAGGGGGTGCAGACCCGGCTTTCTTTCACAGTGCCGGCCCGTTCCGCGGTGTAAAACGTGATCTGTATGAAGGCGGCATCCGCGAGCCTTTCTTTGTACGCTGGCCGGGCCACGTGGCAGCACACCGCCAAAGTGATTTTGTGGGCGGCTTCTGGGATGTGATGCCTACCCTGGCCCAGCTGGCCGGTGCAGCGCCGCCCGCACACACGGATGGTATTTCTATTGTGCCGTCACTTTTGGGGAAAGGCCGGCAGCCCGTGCATGATTTCCTGTATTGGGAGTTTCATGAAGATGGCGGCCGCCAGGCGGTACGGCAGGGCCGCTGGAAGGCCGTGCGCCTGGATGCTATTGCGCACCCGGATAACCCGGTGGAGCTTTATGACCTGCAAAATGATCCTGGGGAGAAAAAGAATATCGCCGCCACCCACCCGGATATTGCGCAGCGTTTGTCCGGTTTGATGGCAGCCTCGCATGTGGAGTCGCCATTGTTTCCTTTTCATCCCCGGCCTTAATGGCCGCCTGCAACCATGCACCAGCGCAAAAAAAGCGCCCCCTTCCCGGAGGCGCCTATGTTGCGAAATGATGGCTGGAGATAAAAGTACTTACTGCTGCTGTTGCTGCTGCGCTTTTTTCTTTTTGCTGTGGTCCACGATAGCACCGGTACCGGCACCAATACCACCACCGATCAATGTACCGATGGCTGCACCTTTAAGGTGGTCCGGGTTTACAATGGCACCCGTGATGGCGCCCGCACCGGCACCTACTACAGCGCCTTTAGCGGTGTGGCTCCAGCCCTTTTTGGCCGGGGCGGTTGCCGGGGCGGAAGTGGTAGCAGGAGCGGCCGCGGGGGCAGCATTGCTGCTATATGCGGGGGCGCTGTTATAAGAATGGTGATGTTCAGCGCGCACTGCATTCATAGAATCAATCGTGGCAGCCTTTGCTGCATTGATCGCGTTCATGGAATCGATCGTTGCCTGTTTTTCCTCGCCAACGGAGGAGGCAGTATTATCGCCGGAGTTACCCTTACAGGAGAAGAAAACCACGGCTGTTGTCATTGCTATCAATATCTGTTTCATGGCCAAATGTTTTTAGAATAATCTCGCAACCTTCCTGTTCTAAAATTATGCCAGTTGAATAATTTACCGCCTAAATGGCTGGTTTAAAAGGATCTAGAATTAATGTATAGCCTGCGCTTTACCAGGCATTACACTTTCACCGTCTTCCATTTTCCTTTACTGAACACATACCAGGCTATCAGGGCTATCATGGTCTCTGCCACCGGGATGGCAATGAACGCACCGGTGGCACGCAGGTGGGCGCCGGTTGCCATCGTGTAGGCAAAGGGGATCTGGAACAGCCAGAAGCAGCAGAAATTAATGATGGTAGGAGTACGGGTATCGCCGGCTCCGTTCAGCGCCTGGCTCATCACCATACCAATGCCATAAAAAATATAGCCGGCACCCATGATGCGCAGTGCCCTGGCACCGTAAGCCTGCACGGCCGCATCGCCGGTGAAGAAACGGATGATGAACTGGGAGCCGAACAGGAACAACAACATGACGCAGCCCATGAACACCGCATTGTAGCGGGCCGTGAGCATTACACTTTTTTCCGCGCGCGCTACCTGTTGTGCGCCCAGGTTTTGCCCAACCAGTGTAGCGGCTGCATTGCTCAGGCCCCAGGCGGGCAAAATGAAAAACACCATGTTGCGGATGGCGATCTGGTAACCTGCAGATGCGTCTGTGCCGCCGGTTTCCGCCACCAGGCGGGCCAGGAAGATCCAACTGCCACTGCCGATGAGAAACTGCAATGTGGCCGGCCAGGCTACTTTAAAAATAGCGGCGATCTGGGGTTTGTCGATGTCAAAGTGGGCCCAGGTAAAACGCAGGCTGCTGCCCTTGCCCGTTACCAGGTGATAGAGCTGGTACAACACACCGGTGGTGCGGCCTATTACAGTGGCCATTGCCGCGCCCTTCAGGCCCATGAAATGAATGAAGATGGGGCAGAGGATGATGTTCGTAAAACTGGCTATCCACAGGCTTTTCATGGCCATGGCCGCATTGCCCGCGCCCCTGAAAATACCATTGATCAGGAACAGCAGAATGATCACCAGGCTGCCGCCAAAAATGATGCGCGTGAAAATAGCACCCTCCTGCACCACGGCCGGGCTGCCTCCCATGAAATGCAGGATCTCCGGGGCCAGCCACACACCGGCTACACTGATCAAAATAGTACATACACCGGCAATCAACAGGGACTGCGCACCCGCATGCGCCGCGGCCACCGGATTTTTTTCACCGATGCGCCGCGCCACAATGGCGCCTGCGCCGGTGCTGAGGCCTATGGCAATGGAATACACGATAGCCACTACAGATTCTGTGAGGCCCACGGTGGCAATGGCATCGGGCCCCAGCTTGCCTACAAAGAACATGTCTACGATGGCAAACACGCTTTCCATGCTTAGCTCCAGGATCATGGGAATGGCCAGCAGGAACACGGCCCGCCGTATGCTGCCCTGGGTATAATCCTGCTCCTCCCCATTCAATGACTGGCGGATGATGGAAAAAATATTACGGATGGAATGGCGCGTAGCAGGAGTTGTCATTTGTTAAAAAAGTAAAGTGGTAAGTGATAAAATGCGATACAGTAACCGGCGGGAAAACAGTGGTGTACATAGCCTGAAAATTTTAAAGGTGAGTGGAACAGGTTGTGGTAAGGTCACAAAGATAGCATATAGGAAACAGCGGCAGGCGGGTTGCCTGTGCCAATTTGCAGGGGAATTTGGGCAAATTATCCAGTGCGCACAGGCACCTTCTTGCATGCGTGTTGGGCGATGCAATGGCCCGCCAATGCGGTTAAGATATTGTATGCTGCCCTCGTCTTGAAAACTGCTCCGGCGGCCCACGCCACTTCGGACGCACTTTGGATGGGCCGCTGGATATCGCTGCAGCCTGCCGCGTGCATCCAGGTATTGTATGCACAACTCGGGGAAGACCTGCACAGTGGCAGGCTTACCCTGCTGCCGGTGCCCGCTACAGGGTTGCGACAGGCCTTACCAGGTTGCAGAAAGTGATCCCCGTATAAAACCACGCCCTTCATGTGGAAAAACACTGGCAGGCCCAACTAAATGAGGTACATATTATCCCCGGCCAACAAAACGGTAGAATTATTGTTGGATGATGGCAAAACCATCCCATATGAGCAAGAAAGTAGCCGACCAGATCGTAGAAACCCTGATCGAGGCCGGTGTAAAACGCATCTATGCCGTAACCGGCGACAGTGTGAACGAGATCAACGATGCGGTAAGGCGCAGCGGTAAGATCAAATGGATCCACGTGCGCCATGAAGAAGCGGGCGCCTTTGCCGCCGCCGCCGAAGCGGAGCTGGACGGGCTGGCCTGCTGTGCGGGCAGCTGCGGCCCGGGGCACGTGCACCTGATCAATGGTATGTATGACGCAAACCGTACAGGCGTTCCCGTTATTGTACTGGCCACTACCATCAACACACCGGAATTTGGTACGGACTATTTCCAGGAAACCAACACCATTAAATTGTTTGACGATTGCAGTGTGTACAACCAGGTGGCAGCTACGCCCGTGCAGGCGGCCCGCATGCTGCAAACCGCCATCCAGCACGCCATTCACCGCAAAGGTGTGGCCGTGGTGGGACTGCCTGGTGATCTTACCGCATTGCCTGCCGAAGAAAGTCCTACTGCCATGCAGGTATACCGCAACAAACCCGTGGTGCGGCCCGCTGATGAAGAACTGCAGGAGCTGGCCCGCCTGCTTAACCAGGCACCTAAAATAGTCATCTATTGCGGCATTGGTGCGGAAGAAGCCCACGATGCAGTGGTGGCCCTGGCCGGCCTGCTTAAGGCACCGGTGGGCTATTCTTTCCGTGGCAAAATGGGCATGCAGCATAACAATCCCTATGAAGTAGGCATGACCGGTTTATTGGGCCTGCCTTCTGCCTATCATGCCATGCATGAAGCAGACCTGGTATTGCTGCTGGGCACCGACTTTCCCTACGACCCTTTTATGCCCACCGGTGCCAGGATCGTGCAGGTGGACCTGAAGCCGGAACGCCTGGGGCGGCGCGCCAAACTGACCATGGGCCTTTGCGGCAATATCAACGACACCGTAAAAGCATTGATGCCCCTGATAGAAAAGAAAACAGACAGCACTTTCCTGGATGCACAGCTGCAGGTATATGAAAAAGTAAAATCCCATTTGCAGACCTATGTGAAAGACAATGGCAGCAGCGATGCCATACAGCCGGAGTTTGTAGCCGCTACCATCAATGAGCTGGCGGCCCACAACGCGGTGTTTACGGTAGATACCGGCATGTGCTGCGTATGGGGCGCGCGTTATATTGAAAGCACCGGGGAGCGCAAAATGCTGGGCTCCTTTAACCATGGTTCCATGGCCAATGCCATGCCCATGGCCATTGGTGCAGCCTTAGCCCGCCCGCAACAACCCGTCATTGCCTTGTGCGGGGATGGGGGCCTGTCTATGCTCCTGGGCGACCTGGCCACCATTAAACAGTATCAACTGCCGGTAAAGATCGTGGTGTTCAATAACCGGGCACTGGGGATGGTAAAGCTGGAAATGCAGGTACAGGGGCTGCCGGACAATGAAACGGATATGGTGAATCCCGACTTTGCCCTGGTGGCCCAGGCCATGGGCATCCGCGGGGTGAATGTGCATGAGCCCGGGCAGGTGAAACAGGCCCTGGAAGAGGCTTTCCTGCACAGCGGCCCGGCACTGGTCAACATCTTTACCAACAGCGACGCCCTGGCCATGCCGCCCACCGTGGAGTGGAAGCAAATGAAAGGCTACGCCCTTTCCATGACCAAACTCATACTGGGCGGGCGTATGGACGATGTGCTGGACACGGTGAAGTCTAACTATAAGCACCTGAAAGACGTATTGTAAGTTGGGGGAGATAACATATTGTTTTTTTATAAATGCAAAGGGAAGTCGTATTTTTCCGGCCAACTTTGCGTTATTAAACCGTCTGTTATTTTCAGGGTCCAAGCCCTTTCACCGATCTTTTTATGAGGAACTGTCTTTTATTTTTGTTACTCGCTTGCTGCGGCTTGCAGGTGCGCGCACAAGATTCTGCGCGCTGGCGCAGGAATGCTGATACCACGCTGTTTGGTAACAGTACCGTCCCCACCCGCAGTGATTATCTCGACCAGTTTGAAGAAGCCTTCCAGACCCTGAACAAGGTGCCCCTGGTTACCGGCTCACTGATAGGCATAGACCAGATGCAGGAGAAGCTCAACGAGAGCGATTCTGCCATCGCTATCCTGAAAGATCGCCTCAATGCCGGCGACCGTGGCCAGAACATCCGCAACCTGCAGATGTACAACACCCTGCTGGATGCCCTGGATAAAAGTATGGCCGACTACAACACCTCGCTGCAGGGCTATGCTTCCAAATTGCTGGGCATTAAAAAGGAGATCCGCGATATGCGCAAGGATACCCTCATCATAAAGGTGTTTCGCGATACGGCTTTGCGTGCGCAGTTTATGCCCCAGCTGGTGCAGCTGCGCAGCAAGTGGAAACGTGCGGATAGTCTTATGAAGGTTTCCACTGCACGCTTTAATACGCTGAAAGCCCATGTGGCGGGCAATTCCATCATTGTGGAAGAACTGCTGTATCAAACAGACGGCCTGCTGCGCACCGTGGGCGTGCAGGTTTTTGGTAAAGAAAGGCGCTTCATCTGGGAGCCCCGGTCCGGGGGCAATACGCCCACCGCCGCTATGCAGGCGGGTTTCCGCAAGTCAGTAGATGCAGAGCAGCGCCTGGCGCAGTACTATTTTGCCATTACCCGCAACAAGCGGGTGTGGCTCTATATCACCGGCCTGGTATTCTATTTCTGGGTGTGGTACAACTACCGCAGCACCAAAAAGCTGGACCGCATGGCCTCCCTGAACATGCTGGGCCTGCGCTACCTGAACCCACGCCCCTATACGGCTACGCTGGTGCTGGCACTGAGCCTGGCGCCTTTGTTTGACCTGCATGCACCGGCTATTTATATTGAGACCACGCAGTTCCTGCTCATGCTCATTGTCAGCGTGGTGATCTACAAACGCCTGAGCCGAACGCTGTTCTACGGCTGGTGCGTGTTCCTGCTGCTTTTCCTGCTGCTGCCCATTATCCGCATCCTGGGGCTGCCCATGTTCCTGAGCCGCTGGTATAATTTTGTGATCAATATTGCTTCTATTCTGCTGGGCTGGTATTTCCTGTCGCGCGATGCATCCCACCTGAAGGCGTATAAGCTTTTCCGTTGGGTAGTGGGGCTGTACGTTGTATTCAATGCACTGGCGCTGCTTTGCAATGTATTTGGCCGTGTTACCCTGTCGCAGATCCTGGGCGCTACCGCGGTGTATGCGCTGGCGCAAACCGTGAGCCTGGGCGTGTTTGTAAGCGTGGTAGTGGAGGCTTTCCTGCTGCAGATCCAGAGCAGCCGTATGCGCAAGCACTACCCGGAAGCGTTTGAAATAGCAGATATTTCCCGCTCCCTGCGCCGCTTTGCCATGGTGCTGGCCATTATCCTGTGGGTCATTGTATTTACTACCAACCTGAATATTTATGATGCGCTCAATGACATACTGGGCATAGTGTTCAGCCAGCCTTACTCGGTAGGCAGCATCAACTTCACCCTGCGTGGACTGGTATTGTTCCTGGGTATTATCTGGGTGGCCAACTTCCTGCAGAAATACATTGCTTACTTCTTTGGCGATACGGGCGACGACGCCGCCTTTGATGATAAAGGACAGCGCAGTCGCCTGCTGGTAACGCGCCTGGTATTGCTCATCCTGGGCTTCCTGCTGGCCATCGCCGCTTCCGGCCTGCCCATTGACAAGATCACCGTGGTACTGGGCGCCCTCTCCGTGGGCATTGGCCTGGGCCTGCAATCTATTGTGAACAACTTTGTGAGCGGCATTATCCTCATCTTTGACCGCCCGCTGCGTATAGGCGATACCGTGGAAATAGGAGATAAAAAAGGTCGGGTAAAAGAAATTGGTATCCGCTCCAGCACCTTGCTGACAGAAGAAGGCGCAGAGGTGATCATGCCCAACGGGGATGTGCTTTCGCACAACATCGTAAACTGGACGCTGAGCAACAACTATGCACGCGTGTCGTTGCCTTTTGTGATCAGGAAAAATGCAGATATGGACCAGCTGCGCCCAGCACTGGTACAGGTGGTAAAGGCCAATCATGATGTGGTGGAGCGCAAGGAGCCGGAAATAGTGCTGGGCGCCATCACCGCCAAGACGGTAGAGCTCCGCATCTACTTCTGGTGCAAGGATTTTGCCCGTGTGAATGTGGTGGCCGGCGAGGTACGTGCCGCAGTATACCAGCAACTGGAAAAAATGAATATAGAGGTGGAATAACTAATACCTTCATTTTCGATAAAAAGCCTTTTCTATCGCGGATAGAAAAGGCTTTTTTATGTGCACAAAGGCCACGTGCGGGTGGTGTCTTCATCCCTTCAACCCCGCAATGATATTCACCGTTAACGCTACTACAAAGGTGTTCAGTATAAATGCCAGCAACCCGTGCAAAAGTACCATGCGCCTGATCTTGCGGGCGCTGATCTCTACATCGGACACCTGGAAGGTCATGCCGATCACGAAGGAGAAATATGCAAAATCAAGGTAGTCCGGCTTCTTTTCTGAGGGGAACTCCAGGCCCTCTGCATGCTTGTGCGGGTCCTGGCCGTCATGGTCGTAATACATGTGCGCGTAGTGAAAGGTAAAGGTGGTATGCACCATCACCCAGGCGCCCAGCATACCTGCCACCGTGGTAATAAGATAGATGCTTTGCAAAGGCCCGCTGGCGGCCTTGCTGAGGATCATGGATGCCACGAGCACCATGCTGGCAAAGCAACCTAGCAGTACGATCAGGAATACATAAGCCCTGCTGCCGTCTTCCCTCCTTGCAAATTCACGGATGCGCGGGGTGGACCTGGCTGCGATCACCAGCCAGCAAAGAATAATGAGCATGTAGGCAAATGCATTCCACGAAAGCATGCCACGCAACAACAAGGGCAACCGGCTTGCCGGCAAACAAAAAAAAGTAGTAAGCCCTGCCACCAGGCTTGTGACAAAGCGGGAAACAGGCGTAAGACGGAGGAAAACGTTTTCCTGCCTGAGTTTCTGGTATTCAGTATCCATATTGTTAAGATAGGCATTAAAGCGCAATTGCCTAATATGTACGGGGACGCCGGCCGAAAACGTTTTCGTGACCCCATCGTTGTAAAAAACTGTTCCCAGGCTGCCCTGCCGCGGTATATTTTAGAAAATAAATAACGGAATATTTAGGAATTTCAGGGGCTTAAGGAATAATGTCTTCTTATGAATGAATTTACTGACAAGCCTGCATCCCGCTCATTAAGCCTGCCATACAGCCTGCATATCCTGCTCTTGTGCTGTGTGTTGTTTAGCCCCGGGCTCCGCCTGCGTGCGCAGCAACAGCCCCGCTTTCATGCATTGGCTATTTATGAAAATGGTGGCCATCACGTGGATTATTCCAAGGCTGCGAAAGTGTGGCTGGACAAGCTGGCCACCGACAGCAATTTCACGATCGATTACATCCAGGATATCAAAGTAGTGGACAGTGCTTTGCTCCGTAAATACCAACTCTTTATCCAACTGGATTATGTACCTTATGCCTGGCCGGCAGCCGCGCAGCAGGCATTTAAACAATATATTGAGCAGGGCAGGGGCGGGTGGATAGGTTTTCATCATGCGTCTTTGCTGGGTGATTTTGACGGCTATAAAATGTGGCCGTGGTACCATGATTACATGGGCGGTATTATTTTCAAAAATTACATTGCCACGTTTGCCCGGGCCACTGTGCATGTAGAAAACAAAAGGCATCCCGTGATGAAGAATGTACCGGATAGTTTTGTAATTGAAAAAGATGAATGGTATACGTATGATAAAAGCCCGCGCCCGAATGTAAAAGTATTGGCCAGTGTAGATGAAAAGTCTTACAGACCCGCATCCCCCATCACGATGGGCGACCACCCCGTGGTGTGGAGCAATCCTGATGTGAAGGCCCGCAACGTGTATATTTTTATGGGGCATGCGCCGGAATTATTCAATAACACCGCTTACACTACAATGTTCCGTAATGCCATTTTTTGGGCGGCGAAAAGTGGTGGCAGGTAAGCAATATGAAATGATTGGATATGATAAAGGCGCGGTTTATTAGCCGCGCCTTTTGTTGTGTATGCCCGTTAAGTACTTTAACCTTTTACCTAAGACTTAAGACCTAAGACAATTTCCTCACAATCGTTCAATGACCCCTGCAATGCCCTGCCCACCGCCTACGCAGGCGGTTACAAGCCCGCGTTTTTTGCCCAGGCGTTTCAGTTCACTAAGCAGTTGCACTGTAAGCTTTGCGCCGGTGCAACCGAGTGGGTGACCCAGCGCAATGGCGCCTCCGTTGATGTTTACAATATCCGGGTTGAGGCCCAGTTCGCGGATCACGGCAAGCGACTGGGATGCAAAGGCTTCATTGAGTTCTATGAGGTCAATATCATTTAAGGTAAGGCCGGTTTGTTTGAGCACTTTGGGCACCGCTGCCACGGGGCCTATGCCCATGATGCGCGGGTGCACGCCTACTGCTGTACAACCCACCAAACGGCCTATGGGCGAAAGGTTCAGCTCTTTTACCATGGACTCGCTCATGACCAGCACAAAGGCGGCGCCATCAGAGGTCTGGGAGGAGTTGCCGGCAGTAACGCTGCCGCCTGCGGCGAATACGGGTTTCAGCTTTGCCAGTGCTTCCATGGAAGTATCGGCACGGGGGCCCTCATCGGTATCCACTACATAGTTGCGCACGGCGCGTTTACCATTGGGATCCACGTATACTTCTTCCACGTTGAGGGGCAGGATGCCATCTTTGAAGTAGCCGTTCTGGATGGCAGTGATGGCCTTCTGGTGCGATTTCAGGGAGAAGGCGTCCTGGTCTTCACGGGATACGTTATACTCGCGGGCCACGGCTTCCGCAGTGAGGCCCATATTTAAATAGTAATCCGGTGTGGTGGAGGCCACGGTGTAGTTAGGCACCGTTTTCCAGCCCGCCACGGGCACAAGGCTCATGCTTTCGGTGCCGCCGGCAATGATACAATCTGCCTGGCCTGCCTGGATCTTGGCGGTAGCGATGGCGATGGTTTCCAGGCCGGATGCGCAATAGCGGTTTACAGTGA
Proteins encoded:
- a CDS encoding arylsulfatase, translating into MRKIFLLAAMLCAQLLSAQQRPNIVFILADDLGYGDVSVNGQTRFTTPHIDQLAAEGMRFTQFYAGTSVCAPSRASLMTGFHTGHTFIRGNKEIAPEGQQPIADSVLTVLEVLQQAGYTTGVFGKWALGPPGSEGDPLRQGVNEFYGYNCQRQAHRYYPTHLWQNDVKVELPGNAALSATGTYSPDLIHAKALAFMQAHRNQPFAVFLTYTLPHAELLVPDDSIFQRFKGRYPEHPYKGNDYGKGATVAGYTSQAYPRATFAAMITRLDLFVGQVMDQLKALGLDKNTIVIFSSDNGPHVEGGADPAFFHSAGPFRGVKRDLYEGGIREPFFVRWPGHVAAHRQSDFVGGFWDVMPTLAQLAGAAPPAHTDGISIVPSLLGKGRQPVHDFLYWEFHEDGGRQAVRQGRWKAVRLDAIAHPDNPVELYDLQNDPGEKKNIAATHPDIAQRLSGLMAASHVESPLFPFHPRP
- a CDS encoding glycine zipper domain-containing protein; the protein is MKQILIAMTTAVVFFSCKGNSGDNTASSVGEEKQATIDSMNAINAAKAATIDSMNAVRAEHHHSYNSAPAYSSNAAPAAAPATTSAPATAPAKKGWSHTAKGAVVGAGAGAITGAIVNPDHLKGAAIGTLIGGGIGAGTGAIVDHSKKKKAQQQQQQ
- a CDS encoding MATE family efflux transporter, producing MTTPATRHSIRNIFSIIRQSLNGEEQDYTQGSIRRAVFLLAIPMILELSMESVFAIVDMFFVGKLGPDAIATVGLTESVVAIVYSIAIGLSTGAGAIVARRIGEKNPVAAAHAGAQSLLIAGVCTILISVAGVWLAPEILHFMGGSPAVVQEGAIFTRIIFGGSLVIILLFLINGIFRGAGNAAMAMKSLWIASFTNIILCPIFIHFMGLKGAAMATVIGRTTGVLYQLYHLVTGKGSSLRFTWAHFDIDKPQIAAIFKVAWPATLQFLIGSGSWIFLARLVAETGGTDASAGYQIAIRNMVFFILPAWGLSNAAATLVGQNLGAQQVARAEKSVMLTARYNAVFMGCVMLLFLFGSQFIIRFFTGDAAVQAYGARALRIMGAGYIFYGIGMVMSQALNGAGDTRTPTIINFCCFWLFQIPFAYTMATGAHLRATGAFIAIPVAETMIALIAWYVFSKGKWKTVKV
- a CDS encoding thiamine pyrophosphate-dependent enzyme, with product MSKKVADQIVETLIEAGVKRIYAVTGDSVNEINDAVRRSGKIKWIHVRHEEAGAFAAAAEAELDGLACCAGSCGPGHVHLINGMYDANRTGVPVIVLATTINTPEFGTDYFQETNTIKLFDDCSVYNQVAATPVQAARMLQTAIQHAIHRKGVAVVGLPGDLTALPAEESPTAMQVYRNKPVVRPADEELQELARLLNQAPKIVIYCGIGAEEAHDAVVALAGLLKAPVGYSFRGKMGMQHNNPYEVGMTGLLGLPSAYHAMHEADLVLLLGTDFPYDPFMPTGARIVQVDLKPERLGRRAKLTMGLCGNINDTVKALMPLIEKKTDSTFLDAQLQVYEKVKSHLQTYVKDNGSSDAIQPEFVAATINELAAHNAVFTVDTGMCCVWGARYIESTGERKMLGSFNHGSMANAMPMAIGAALARPQQPVIALCGDGGLSMLLGDLATIKQYQLPVKIVVFNNRALGMVKLEMQVQGLPDNETDMVNPDFALVAQAMGIRGVNVHEPGQVKQALEEAFLHSGPALVNIFTNSDALAMPPTVEWKQMKGYALSMTKLILGGRMDDVLDTVKSNYKHLKDVL
- a CDS encoding mechanosensitive ion channel family protein, giving the protein MLLACCGLQVRAQDSARWRRNADTTLFGNSTVPTRSDYLDQFEEAFQTLNKVPLVTGSLIGIDQMQEKLNESDSAIAILKDRLNAGDRGQNIRNLQMYNTLLDALDKSMADYNTSLQGYASKLLGIKKEIRDMRKDTLIIKVFRDTALRAQFMPQLVQLRSKWKRADSLMKVSTARFNTLKAHVAGNSIIVEELLYQTDGLLRTVGVQVFGKERRFIWEPRSGGNTPTAAMQAGFRKSVDAEQRLAQYYFAITRNKRVWLYITGLVFYFWVWYNYRSTKKLDRMASLNMLGLRYLNPRPYTATLVLALSLAPLFDLHAPAIYIETTQFLLMLIVSVVIYKRLSRTLFYGWCVFLLLFLLLPIIRILGLPMFLSRWYNFVINIASILLGWYFLSRDASHLKAYKLFRWVVGLYVVFNALALLCNVFGRVTLSQILGATAVYALAQTVSLGVFVSVVVEAFLLQIQSSRMRKHYPEAFEIADISRSLRRFAMVLAIILWVIVFTTNLNIYDALNDILGIVFSQPYSVGSINFTLRGLVLFLGIIWVANFLQKYIAYFFGDTGDDAAFDDKGQRSRLLVTRLVLLILGFLLAIAASGLPIDKITVVLGALSVGIGLGLQSIVNNFVSGIILIFDRPLRIGDTVEIGDKKGRVKEIGIRSSTLLTEEGAEVIMPNGDVLSHNIVNWTLSNNYARVSLPFVIRKNADMDQLRPALVQVVKANHDVVERKEPEIVLGAITAKTVELRIYFWCKDFARVNVVAGEVRAAVYQQLEKMNIEVE
- a CDS encoding DUF1345 domain-containing protein; this encodes MDTEYQKLRQENVFLRLTPVSRFVTSLVAGLTTFFCLPASRLPLLLRGMLSWNAFAYMLIILCWLVIAARSTPRIREFARREDGSRAYVFLIVLLGCFASMVLVASMILSKAASGPLQSIYLITTVAGMLGAWVMVHTTFTFHYAHMYYDHDGQDPHKHAEGLEFPSEKKPDYLDFAYFSFVIGMTFQVSDVEISARKIRRMVLLHGLLAFILNTFVVALTVNIIAGLKG
- a CDS encoding ThuA domain-containing protein, coding for MNEFTDKPASRSLSLPYSLHILLLCCVLFSPGLRLRAQQQPRFHALAIYENGGHHVDYSKAAKVWLDKLATDSNFTIDYIQDIKVVDSALLRKYQLFIQLDYVPYAWPAAAQQAFKQYIEQGRGGWIGFHHASLLGDFDGYKMWPWYHDYMGGIIFKNYIATFARATVHVENKRHPVMKNVPDSFVIEKDEWYTYDKSPRPNVKVLASVDEKSYRPASPITMGDHPVVWSNPDVKARNVYIFMGHAPELFNNTAYTTMFRNAIFWAAKSGGR
- a CDS encoding thiolase family protein, yielding MQAAYIVAGYRTAVGKSKRGGLRFYRPDDMAVDVITGLLKAVPQLDPSRVDDLIVGNAVPEAEQGLQMGRMISVRALGIDVPGVTVNRYCASGLETIAIATAKIQAGQADCIIAGGTESMSLVPVAGWKTVPNYTVASTTPDYYLNMGLTAEAVAREYNVSREDQDAFSLKSHQKAITAIQNGYFKDGILPLNVEEVYVDPNGKRAVRNYVVDTDEGPRADTSMEALAKLKPVFAAGGSVTAGNSSQTSDGAAFVLVMSESMVKELNLSPIGRLVGCTAVGVHPRIMGIGPVAAVPKVLKQTGLTLNDIDLIELNEAFASQSLAVIRELGLNPDIVNINGGAIALGHPLGCTGAKLTVQLLSELKRLGKKRGLVTACVGGGQGIAGVIERL